Proteins found in one Deltaproteobacteria bacterium genomic segment:
- a CDS encoding alpha/beta fold hydrolase, with amino-acid sequence MKQELQFFENIIYNEKYFSAEKSEEAVLMLHGYPSPEGKNEYIAEFISSYLKKDVFLIHYAGLGKSNLNFSFPKSIEDSINYFNCLNEIKKYKSFYLIGHSWGGLIALNIIKHVNTNNIKSVLLLSPYTYFPSGCDLNQLIQLVYNESKEFFRGSYAEMANQVQEIILHYQPQLFLDKLKSFTGVINIIQAANDIEVLPSNTKLFFDSLSNRASYFEINCDHGFNQNREDLLLLIHDLLGKS; translated from the coding sequence ATGAAGCAAGAACTGCAGTTTTTTGAAAATATTATATACAATGAAAAATATTTCTCGGCAGAGAAATCAGAGGAAGCAGTTCTAATGCTACATGGATATCCTTCACCAGAAGGAAAAAATGAATACATTGCTGAATTTATCTCTTCTTATCTTAAAAAAGATGTTTTTCTAATTCACTACGCAGGGTTAGGAAAAAGTAATTTAAACTTTTCCTTTCCGAAATCAATCGAGGATTCTATTAACTACTTTAATTGTTTAAATGAAATTAAAAAATATAAATCCTTTTATTTGATAGGTCACTCTTGGGGGGGGCTCATAGCCTTAAATATAATTAAGCATGTTAATACTAATAATATTAAGTCAGTTCTTTTGCTTTCACCGTACACTTATTTCCCGAGCGGTTGCGACCTCAATCAACTTATTCAACTTGTGTACAATGAGTCTAAAGAATTTTTTAGAGGTTCTTATGCTGAGATGGCGAACCAAGTTCAAGAAATTATTTTACATTATCAACCACAATTGTTTCTCGATAAACTTAAATCATTTACTGGGGTTATAAACATCATTCAAGCAGCAAATGATATTGAAGTATTGCCTTCAAATACTAAATTGTTTTTTGATTCACTTTCTAATAGGGCTAGTTATTTTGAAATTAATTGTGACCATGGTTTTAATCAAAATAGAGAAGATTTGCTATTACTTATTCATGATTTATTAGGTAAATCATGA